The Halobacterium litoreum genome includes a region encoding these proteins:
- a CDS encoding DNA double-strand break repair nuclease NurA produces the protein MTLDPVHFDGIADLARRIKHEVDAEEHRDLAEETWANYLDPLYGDDEPVLEPLADLRRSAAPIEELALQPNPFDTAHGLDSGTINPRTFKNGLVLDLAQAAMSATPSDLDTHRSRTVITSVHSNDAAVRTDTDGWNRWDEGYSRGRIVHTAPLARDQERVVHGLALYLAESHHALEHADRVDDLLLLDGPVYPKQLVNWADRHASLADLVTENELVAEVLENYVRLVERFAEKDVPLAGFVKSPASQALVRALRDRGRPTPWASDAAFFGQVLERREFEGEDYRRQTDELTWTGWFTSTLGADGVFAEADELGVDRELDAECYEVAFFVVYDPRTDLVHKVELPRAFADSEDCRTAVERYVTSQVAAEAGPPEPVGKADELARIGASEKNELVRKLEESFDSERDKNYDDERWQDA, from the coding sequence ATGACCCTCGACCCCGTCCACTTCGACGGTATCGCGGACCTCGCGCGCCGCATCAAACACGAGGTGGACGCGGAGGAACACCGCGACCTCGCCGAGGAGACGTGGGCGAACTACCTCGACCCCCTCTACGGCGACGACGAACCGGTGCTCGAACCGCTCGCCGACCTGCGCCGGTCGGCCGCCCCCATCGAGGAACTCGCGCTCCAACCCAATCCCTTCGACACCGCCCACGGCCTCGACTCCGGCACCATCAACCCCCGGACGTTCAAGAACGGTCTCGTCCTCGACCTCGCGCAGGCCGCGATGAGCGCCACGCCCAGCGACCTCGACACCCACCGCTCGCGCACCGTCATCACGAGCGTCCACTCCAACGACGCCGCCGTCCGCACCGACACTGACGGCTGGAACCGGTGGGACGAGGGGTACAGCAGGGGGCGCATCGTCCACACCGCGCCGCTCGCGCGCGACCAGGAGCGCGTCGTCCACGGCCTCGCGCTCTACCTCGCGGAGAGCCACCACGCGCTCGAACACGCCGACCGCGTCGACGACCTCCTCTTGCTCGACGGCCCCGTCTACCCGAAGCAGTTGGTGAACTGGGCGGACCGCCACGCCAGCCTCGCGGACCTCGTGACGGAGAACGAACTCGTCGCCGAGGTGCTGGAGAACTACGTCCGACTCGTCGAGCGCTTCGCCGAGAAGGACGTGCCGCTCGCGGGATTCGTGAAGAGTCCCGCGAGTCAGGCGCTCGTGCGCGCGCTCCGCGACCGCGGACGGCCGACTCCGTGGGCGAGCGACGCCGCGTTCTTCGGGCAAGTGCTGGAGCGCCGCGAGTTCGAGGGGGAAGACTACCGCCGGCAGACGGACGAACTCACGTGGACCGGGTGGTTCACGTCCACGCTCGGCGCCGACGGCGTGTTCGCCGAGGCGGACGAACTCGGCGTCGACCGCGAACTCGACGCCGAGTGCTACGAGGTCGCGTTCTTCGTCGTCTACGACCCCCGGACCGACCTCGTCCACAAGGTCGAACTCCCGCGTGCGTTCGCCGACAGCGAGGACTGCCGGACGGCCGTCGAGCGCTACGTCACGAGTCAGGTCGCCGCCGAGGCCGGCCCGCCCGAACCCGTCGGGAAAGCCGACGAACTCGCGCGCATCGGCGCCAGCGAGAAGAACGAACTCGTACGCAAACTCGAGGAGTCCTTCGACAGCGAGCGCGACAAGAACTACGACGACGAGCGCTGGCAGGACGCCTGA
- the gpmI gene encoding 2,3-bisphosphoglycerate-independent phosphoglycerate mutase gives MQAALVILDGWGLGDHDRLDAIRAADTPNFDEYAERGADGTLTTSGRDVGLPRGQMGNSEVGHLTIGAGRVVNQEYTRINDAVAEGELCENDAISGALDHVAETGGRLHVMGLVSDGGVHSDHEHIHALVECAASYDLDATVHAFTDGRDTSPTGGENYLAALQEVVDEYGTGDIATVSGRYYAMDRDQNWERTKQAFDAIVERNGQHRAESAVDAVTESYDRGDTDEFVEPTIVRGGDRLSAGDAVVFANFRADRARQLTRMLADIRPEDWEGEGIETSPPDVPVATMTEYDETFDLPVAFPSKEPADTLGEVLSREGLTQFRVAESEKYAHVTYFLNGGREVEFDGETREIVESPDVPTYDLQPEMSAPEVTDTVLDALAGDDPDVLVLNYANPDMVGHTGDFDAAVEAVEAVDAELGRLVPALREAGAHVLLTADHGNADDMGTPEEPHTAHTFNPVPFVALDADAGDDLSGGHSIREGGALRDVSPTLLSLLGIEKPAAMTGSSLFE, from the coding sequence ATGCAGGCCGCGCTCGTGATTCTGGACGGCTGGGGGCTCGGCGACCACGACAGACTCGATGCGATTCGGGCCGCCGACACGCCGAACTTCGACGAGTACGCCGAACGCGGAGCCGACGGCACGCTCACCACGTCGGGCCGGGACGTGGGGCTCCCGCGGGGGCAGATGGGGAACAGCGAGGTGGGCCACCTCACCATCGGCGCGGGGCGGGTGGTGAACCAGGAGTACACGCGCATCAACGACGCCGTCGCCGAGGGCGAACTCTGCGAGAACGACGCCATCTCGGGCGCGCTCGACCACGTGGCGGAGACGGGCGGGCGCCTCCACGTGATGGGACTCGTCTCTGACGGCGGCGTCCACAGCGACCACGAACACATCCACGCGCTCGTGGAGTGCGCCGCGAGTTACGACCTCGACGCGACCGTCCACGCGTTCACGGACGGCCGGGACACGTCGCCGACCGGGGGCGAGAACTACCTCGCTGCGCTCCAGGAAGTTGTCGACGAGTACGGAACGGGCGACATCGCGACCGTCTCCGGGCGCTACTACGCGATGGACCGCGACCAAAACTGGGAGCGCACGAAGCAGGCGTTCGACGCCATCGTCGAGCGGAACGGCCAGCACCGCGCCGAGAGCGCCGTGGACGCCGTCACCGAGTCCTACGACCGCGGCGACACCGACGAGTTCGTCGAACCCACCATCGTCCGGGGCGGCGACCGGCTCTCCGCGGGCGACGCCGTCGTGTTCGCGAACTTCCGCGCCGACCGCGCGCGCCAGCTCACGCGGATGCTCGCGGACATCCGGCCCGAGGACTGGGAGGGCGAGGGAATCGAGACGAGTCCGCCGGACGTCCCGGTCGCCACGATGACCGAGTACGACGAGACGTTCGACCTCCCCGTCGCGTTCCCGTCGAAGGAACCCGCGGACACGCTCGGCGAAGTGCTCTCGCGCGAGGGGCTGACGCAGTTCCGCGTCGCCGAGTCCGAGAAGTACGCCCACGTCACGTACTTCCTGAACGGCGGGCGTGAGGTGGAGTTCGACGGCGAGACCCGGGAAATCGTGGAGAGCCCGGACGTGCCGACGTACGACCTCCAGCCCGAGATGAGCGCGCCCGAAGTGACCGACACCGTCCTCGACGCCCTGGCGGGAGACGACCCGGACGTGCTCGTGTTGAACTACGCGAACCCCGACATGGTCGGGCACACGGGCGACTTCGACGCCGCCGTCGAAGCCGTCGAAGCCGTCGACGCGGAACTCGGGCGACTCGTCCCCGCGCTCAGAGAGGCCGGCGCGCACGTCCTGCTCACGGCCGACCACGGCAACGCCGACGACATGGGCACGCCCGAGGAGCCCCACACCGCGCACACGTTCAACCCCGTCCCGTTCGTCGCGCTGGACGCCGACGCTGGCGACGACCTCTCGGGCGGACACTCGATTCGCGAGGGCGGCGCGCTCCGCGACGTCTCCCCCACGCTCCTCTCCCTGCTGGGCATCGAGAAGCCCGCCGCGATGACGGGGTCGTCGCTGTTCGAGTAG
- a CDS encoding DMT family transporter, with the protein MTPYVYLAAAIAAEVAGTTALKLSEGFSNPAPSAVVVAGYASSFYFLGLVLEELPVGVVYATWAAVGIAATALVGVVVFEESMDAAGLAGIALVVAGVGLLTLVSDAHAPAH; encoded by the coding sequence GTGACACCGTACGTCTACCTCGCGGCGGCCATCGCCGCGGAAGTGGCCGGAACGACCGCCCTGAAACTCTCCGAGGGGTTCTCGAACCCCGCGCCGAGCGCCGTCGTGGTCGCGGGCTACGCGAGTTCGTTTTACTTCCTCGGCCTCGTCTTGGAGGAACTACCCGTCGGCGTCGTGTACGCGACGTGGGCCGCCGTCGGCATCGCCGCGACGGCGCTGGTCGGCGTCGTCGTCTTCGAGGAGTCGATGGACGCCGCCGGCCTCGCGGGCATCGCGCTCGTCGTCGCGGGCGTCGGCCTCCTGACGCTGGTCTCCGACGCCCACGCCCCGGCGCACTGA
- a CDS encoding TrmB family transcriptional regulator produces MSRLAELGLSSYEEKCYRALLAHGPATARGASDASGVPMGRVYDVLNGLAARELAETRPGEPTRYAAVDPDTAADRLLAERERELAEQADRYERLAAELGDELAPVPPTESRFWTAPLGGETAVSLTRQVFDDADGEVRSAMSHPYVGAPWERYEAEMTAFRDTLPTDVSVRVLVAAGVLDSVPDEIREAYRGREGISLRVTTDLSVTFDLVDAERVYFHVPHPLDDGERLGAVELRDDALIDRLDERFERAWEAAEPLADLR; encoded by the coding sequence ATGTCGCGGCTCGCCGAACTCGGCCTGTCGTCCTACGAGGAGAAGTGCTACCGCGCCCTGCTCGCGCACGGCCCGGCGACCGCGCGCGGCGCCTCCGACGCGAGCGGCGTCCCGATGGGACGCGTATACGACGTGCTCAACGGCCTCGCGGCGCGCGAACTCGCGGAGACGCGACCCGGCGAGCCGACGCGGTACGCCGCCGTCGACCCGGACACCGCCGCCGACCGCCTGCTCGCCGAACGGGAGCGCGAACTCGCCGAGCAGGCCGACCGCTACGAGCGCCTCGCCGCCGAACTCGGCGACGAACTCGCGCCAGTCCCGCCGACCGAGAGCCGCTTCTGGACCGCGCCGCTGGGCGGCGAGACGGCCGTCTCGCTCACCCGGCAGGTGTTCGACGACGCCGACGGCGAGGTCCGGTCGGCGATGAGTCACCCCTACGTCGGCGCGCCGTGGGAGCGCTACGAGGCGGAGATGACGGCGTTCCGGGACACCCTGCCGACGGACGTGTCGGTGCGCGTGCTCGTCGCCGCGGGCGTCCTTGACTCGGTTCCCGACGAAATCCGCGAGGCGTACCGGGGCCGCGAGGGAATCTCGCTCCGCGTCACGACCGACCTCTCGGTGACGTTCGACCTCGTGGACGCCGAACGCGTCTACTTCCACGTCCCCCATCCCCTCGACGACGGCGAGCGCCTCGGCGCCGTGGAACTCCGGGACGACGCCCTGATAGACCGCTTGGACGAGCGCTTCGAGCGCGCGTGGGAGGCCGCCGAACCGCTGGCCGACCTACGCTGA
- the nadC gene encoding carboxylating nicotinate-nucleotide diphosphorylase — protein sequence MPVTDADVERWLREDLGHHDVTNDVPGETTGRLVAKEAGVVAAVDAGVRVFDYLGCEVSATVESGERVESGDTVLEVAGDAQSVLRAERAAVNVVGHASGIATKTREAVDAAREVSGDVAIAGTRKTTPGLRGVEKRAVVAGGGDTHRLDLSHMVMVKDNHVAEMGLAEAVRHFRGRASFATRIEVEVESPADAPRAAEAGADIVLLDNMTPAETREGVERLPDGVLAEASGGITLADVPDYAATGVDVISMGALTHSAPALDFSFRTGSA from the coding sequence ATGCCGGTCACTGACGCCGACGTCGAGCGCTGGCTCCGAGAGGACCTCGGGCACCACGACGTGACCAACGACGTGCCCGGCGAGACGACCGGCCGCCTCGTCGCGAAGGAGGCGGGCGTCGTCGCGGCCGTCGACGCCGGCGTGCGGGTGTTCGACTACCTCGGCTGTGAGGTGAGCGCAACCGTGGAGTCCGGCGAGCGCGTCGAGTCGGGGGACACCGTCCTCGAAGTCGCGGGAGACGCCCAGTCCGTCCTCCGCGCCGAGCGCGCCGCCGTCAACGTCGTCGGGCACGCCTCGGGCATCGCGACGAAGACCCGCGAGGCAGTCGACGCCGCGCGCGAGGTGAGCGGCGACGTGGCAATCGCGGGCACCCGGAAGACGACGCCCGGCCTGCGCGGCGTCGAGAAGCGTGCAGTGGTCGCCGGCGGCGGCGACACCCACCGTCTCGACCTCTCGCACATGGTGATGGTGAAGGACAACCACGTCGCCGAGATGGGGTTAGCGGAGGCGGTCCGGCACTTCCGAGGACGCGCGTCGTTCGCCACTCGAATCGAAGTCGAGGTCGAATCGCCCGCCGACGCGCCGCGAGCAGCCGAAGCAGGCGCGGACATCGTCCTGCTGGACAACATGACGCCGGCGGAGACGCGAGAGGGAGTCGAGCGCCTGCCCGACGGCGTGCTCGCGGAGGCCAGCGGCGGCATCACCCTCGCCGACGTGCCCGACTACGCCGCGACGGGCGTGGACGTGATTTCGATGGGGGCGCTCACGCACTCCGCGCCCGCCCTCGATTTCTCCTTCCGAACCGGGTCAGCGTAG
- a CDS encoding L-aspartate oxidase: protein MTEYPTADVLVVGSGIAGCAAALAAARDGADVLVATKAERPEQTSSDWAQGGIATTRGDPESLKADILDASDGEADPEAVDVLVEDAADAVEDVLVDTLDVPFDEAGDGFDFAREAAHSEERILHVDASTGQHVLRPFLSFLDERDGVRIAEDTAALDLITDEGRVCGALLDRDPETGESSTTGVPAFAGSTVLATGGIGSLYRRSTNPAGATGDGVAMAALAGADVEDAEYVQFHPTAYDDADPFLLSEAVRGEGALLRNADGERFMPDYHEAAELAPRDVVARAVARERAATGEVTLDVSPLDFAGDFPDLAATCESRGVDWESGIPVAPCEHFLCGGVDVDSEGRASLDRLFAVGECARTGVHGANRLASTSLLEGLVWGLRAGEAATGRDPAVVEPPELLDRDPDLPAGFAEEKFHRLRRVMDEYVGLRRSESDLKRAQSVLRRLKGEVDAYVRTRTARDLYELRNAAVTGLLVARAAGENEQSAGCHYRAEEPVDAGH from the coding sequence ATGACGGAGTACCCCACCGCGGACGTACTCGTCGTCGGGTCGGGCATCGCGGGGTGTGCAGCCGCGCTCGCCGCCGCCCGCGACGGCGCGGACGTGCTCGTCGCGACGAAGGCCGAGCGCCCCGAGCAGACAAGTTCGGACTGGGCGCAGGGCGGCATCGCCACGACGCGGGGCGACCCCGAGAGCCTGAAGGCCGACATTCTGGACGCGAGCGACGGCGAAGCCGACCCCGAGGCCGTGGACGTGCTCGTAGAGGACGCCGCGGACGCCGTCGAGGACGTGCTCGTGGACACCCTCGACGTGCCCTTCGACGAGGCCGGCGACGGCTTCGACTTCGCGCGGGAGGCCGCGCACTCCGAGGAGCGCATCCTCCACGTCGACGCGAGCACCGGCCAGCACGTGCTCCGACCGTTCCTGTCCTTCCTCGACGAGCGCGACGGCGTGCGCATCGCGGAGGACACCGCCGCGCTCGACCTGATTACCGACGAGGGCCGCGTCTGCGGCGCGCTCCTCGACCGCGACCCCGAGACGGGCGAGAGTTCGACGACCGGCGTCCCCGCGTTCGCCGGGTCGACGGTGCTCGCGACGGGCGGTATCGGGAGTCTCTACCGGCGCTCCACGAACCCCGCCGGGGCGACGGGGGACGGGGTGGCGATGGCGGCGCTCGCGGGCGCCGACGTCGAGGACGCCGAGTACGTCCAGTTCCACCCGACGGCCTACGACGACGCGGACCCGTTCTTGCTCTCGGAGGCCGTCCGGGGCGAGGGCGCGCTGTTGCGGAACGCGGACGGCGAGCGCTTCATGCCGGACTACCACGAGGCCGCCGAACTCGCGCCCCGCGACGTGGTGGCGCGCGCCGTCGCCCGCGAGCGAGCGGCGACGGGCGAAGTCACGCTGGACGTGAGTCCGCTCGATTTCGCGGGCGATTTCCCGGACCTCGCGGCGACCTGCGAATCTCGGGGCGTCGACTGGGAGTCTGGAATCCCGGTCGCGCCCTGCGAGCACTTCCTCTGTGGCGGCGTCGACGTGGACAGCGAGGGGCGCGCGAGCCTCGACCGCCTGTTCGCCGTCGGCGAGTGCGCTCGCACGGGCGTCCACGGCGCGAACCGCCTCGCGTCCACGAGCCTGCTCGAAGGGCTCGTCTGGGGCCTGCGAGCGGGCGAGGCCGCGACCGGCCGCGACCCCGCGGTCGTCGAACCCCCGGAACTGCTGGACCGGGACCCCGACCTCCCCGCCGGATTCGCCGAGGAGAAGTTCCACCGGCTGCGCCGCGTGATGGACGAGTACGTCGGCCTCCGGCGCTCCGAGTCCGACCTGAAGCGCGCGCAGAGCGTGCTCCGGCGACTCAAGGGCGAGGTCGACGCCTACGTCCGCACCCGGACCGCCCGCGACCTCTACGAACTCCGGAACGCGGCCGTGACCGGGCTGCTGGTGGCGCGCGCCGCCGGCGAGAACGAGCAGAGCGCGGGCTGTCACTACCGCGCGGAGGAGCCAGTCGATGCCGGTCACTGA
- the nadA gene encoding quinolinate synthase NadA, with product MDTASFETDLSLFKYDNLEQLPSEYRDLGEDERTARIEAAREALGDSVVVLGHNYQRREIVEHADFVGDSYQLSKEAANADADYVIFGGVTFMAESADIITDDSQSVILPSMEASCPMAGMAEALQVDAAWAEITAAAPDEEIIPITYMNSYADLKAFCAEQGGLVCTSSNAADAFEWAFERGDKVLFLPDKHLGENTAHELGIEDSTAEWDPWDPDGKDAEEVAEADIVLWDGYCQVHERFSPEHVAQIRDEHPDANVVVHPECRREVVEAADVVGSTATITQTIEDADPGETWAIGTEIHLTNHLQRWHPDVDVLPLCGDACMDCNAMRQIDPNYLTWVLEELVEGRERNVVAVAPDEKELARVALDRMLEV from the coding sequence ATGGATACCGCGTCGTTCGAGACCGACCTGAGTCTCTTCAAGTACGACAATCTGGAACAACTCCCGTCCGAGTACCGCGACTTGGGCGAGGACGAGCGGACGGCGCGCATCGAGGCCGCGCGCGAGGCACTCGGCGACAGCGTGGTCGTCCTCGGCCACAACTACCAGCGCCGGGAAATCGTGGAGCACGCCGACTTCGTCGGGGACTCCTATCAACTCTCGAAGGAGGCCGCGAACGCCGACGCCGACTACGTGATTTTCGGCGGCGTGACGTTCATGGCCGAGAGCGCGGACATCATCACCGACGACAGCCAGTCCGTGATTTTGCCGTCGATGGAGGCCTCGTGTCCGATGGCGGGAATGGCCGAAGCCCTCCAGGTCGACGCGGCGTGGGCCGAGATTACCGCGGCGGCGCCCGACGAGGAGATAATCCCCATCACGTACATGAACTCCTACGCCGACCTGAAGGCCTTCTGCGCCGAGCAGGGCGGCCTCGTCTGCACGTCCTCGAACGCCGCCGACGCGTTCGAGTGGGCGTTCGAGCGCGGCGACAAAGTCCTCTTCCTGCCGGACAAACACCTCGGCGAGAACACCGCCCACGAACTCGGTATCGAGGATTCGACGGCGGAGTGGGACCCGTGGGACCCCGACGGGAAGGACGCCGAGGAGGTCGCCGAGGCCGACATCGTCCTCTGGGACGGCTACTGTCAGGTCCACGAGCGCTTCAGTCCCGAGCACGTCGCGCAGATTCGCGACGAGCACCCGGACGCGAACGTCGTCGTCCACCCCGAGTGCCGGCGTGAAGTCGTCGAGGCGGCCGACGTGGTCGGGTCGACGGCCACCATCACGCAGACAATCGAGGACGCCGACCCCGGCGAGACGTGGGCCATCGGCACCGAGATTCACCTCACGAACCACCTCCAGCGCTGGCACCCCGACGTGGACGTCCTGCCGCTCTGCGGCGACGCCTGCATGGACTGCAACGCGATGCGGCAAATCGACCCGAACTACCTGACGTGGGTGCTCGAGGAACTGGTCGAGGGCCGCGAGCGCAACGTCGTGGCGGTCGCGCCCGACGAGAAGGAACTCGCGCGGGTCGCGCTCGACCGGATGCTGGAGGTGTGA
- a CDS encoding amidohydrolase gives MTAAADVIFLNGEVHSLAGEDEVFDAVAVRDGRVVQVGNDYDVEFLAGVGTDVVDLDGDVLIPGFVDAHTHMETVGKYGVHADLRGASGPEEVTERLQARASETDDEWVLGYGYDESAWDADDLHQSDLDTVSEKRPVAAIREDMHTATVNGVALAEYGDAMPDEDVLGDGRIVEDAVEVVYDATDPGPEETKELVEAAQEEANARGVTAVHDMVRHSDAPRAFRELDLAGDLTVRVRLNYWSDHLDAVREVGLRTNHGSEMVEVGGIKTFTDGSLGGHTAKVSEPYADAPEETGTWVVDPEELRELVAEADDAGLQVTAHAIGDAAVDAVLDAYEACEDAGESRHRIEHAELASDDAVERMAELGVVASMQPNFLKWAGPESLYEDRLGTERREASNRFSAYLDADVPLAFGSDCMPLDPLLGVHYAVNPPAEAQAVSVTEALRAYTSGGAYAGFREDEQGVVEKGALADFTVLDGSPWEREDSIRDVDVSMTVVGGDVVYRAD, from the coding sequence ATGACAGCGGCCGCCGACGTGATTTTCCTGAACGGCGAGGTGCATTCGCTCGCGGGCGAGGACGAGGTGTTCGACGCCGTCGCGGTGCGGGACGGCCGGGTGGTGCAGGTGGGCAACGATTACGACGTGGAGTTCCTGGCGGGCGTGGGGACCGACGTGGTGGACTTGGACGGTGACGTCCTGATTCCGGGGTTCGTGGACGCGCACACGCACATGGAGACCGTCGGGAAGTACGGCGTCCACGCCGACTTGCGGGGGGCGAGCGGCCCCGAGGAGGTCACGGAGCGCCTGCAGGCGCGGGCAAGTGAGACCGACGACGAGTGGGTGCTGGGGTACGGGTACGACGAGTCGGCGTGGGACGCCGACGACCTCCACCAGTCCGACTTGGACACAGTGAGCGAGAAGCGGCCCGTCGCCGCGATTCGGGAGGACATGCACACGGCGACGGTGAACGGCGTCGCGCTCGCCGAGTACGGCGACGCGATGCCCGACGAGGACGTGCTGGGCGACGGGCGCATCGTGGAGGACGCCGTCGAAGTCGTCTACGACGCGACCGACCCCGGTCCCGAGGAGACGAAGGAGTTGGTCGAGGCGGCCCAGGAGGAGGCGAACGCGAGGGGCGTGACCGCGGTTCACGACATGGTCCGGCACTCGGACGCGCCGCGGGCGTTCCGCGAGTTGGACCTCGCCGGCGACCTGACGGTGCGGGTGCGACTGAACTACTGGAGCGACCACTTAGACGCCGTCCGAGAGGTCGGCCTGCGCACGAACCACGGGAGCGAGATGGTCGAAGTCGGCGGCATCAAGACGTTCACGGACGGGAGTCTCGGCGGCCACACGGCGAAGGTCTCGGAGCCGTACGCCGACGCGCCCGAGGAGACCGGGACGTGGGTGGTCGACCCCGAGGAACTCCGCGAACTCGTCGCCGAGGCCGACGACGCGGGCCTGCAGGTGACCGCGCACGCCATCGGCGACGCGGCCGTCGACGCCGTGCTCGACGCCTACGAGGCCTGCGAGGACGCAGGCGAGAGTCGGCACCGCATCGAGCACGCGGAGTTGGCGAGCGACGACGCCGTCGAGCGCATGGCCGAACTGGGCGTCGTGGCGTCGATGCAGCCGAACTTCCTGAAGTGGGCGGGCCCCGAGAGCCTCTACGAGGACCGCCTCGGCACCGAGCGCCGGGAGGCGAGCAACCGCTTTTCGGCGTACCTGGACGCCGACGTGCCGCTCGCGTTCGGGAGCGACTGCATGCCACTCGACCCCCTGCTCGGGGTTCACTACGCCGTGAATCCGCCCGCCGAGGCGCAGGCGGTGTCGGTCACTGAGGCGCTCCGCGCGTACACCTCGGGCGGCGCGTACGCGGGCTTCCGCGAGGACGAGCAGGGCGTCGTCGAGAAGGGCGCGCTCGCCGACTTCACCGTCCTCGACGGGTCGCCGTGGGAACGCGAGGACTCGATTCGGGACGTCGACGTGTCGATGACCGTCGTCGGCGGCGACGTGGTGTACCGCGCGGACTGA
- a CDS encoding thiamine ABC transporter substrate-binding protein: MTSRRRFLAGVGSAAALGLAGCVETSSTEDSTTSTTESTTEGTTSGTTSSAASTQTLKVGTTQSYVDAVSTSAGDWVKREFEAEHDAKLEWVVRENEINDFIQRRQRGVDLGADMYVGVTPTDLVRADETLDASLFESFDTDRVPNAGDIEDAYRFDPEQRILPTGSSYVCIVYDEGEVEEPTTLDDLTKDAWSNGLLLPNPQNTVTGLSFLLWTVEAFGEDGYLDYWDRLVDNGLRTTGSWNAAYSAYSSQEAPMVMSYSTDQVYAAQSDADMSRHQIAFPNDQGYAYVSGVARFAGSDNPDLAHTFADFLLDAETQQTTAVKNVGIPVVSDASLPEDMQQYAHVPEEKLQFGYETLKNNAGDWRETVARKIASQ; encoded by the coding sequence ATGACCTCCCGGCGTCGCTTCCTCGCCGGCGTCGGCTCCGCCGCCGCGCTCGGGTTGGCTGGCTGTGTCGAGACGTCCTCGACCGAGGACAGCACCACGTCGACCACCGAATCGACGACGGAGGGGACGACCAGCGGCACGACGAGTTCGGCGGCGAGCACGCAGACGCTGAAGGTCGGCACCACGCAGTCCTACGTCGACGCCGTCTCCACGAGCGCCGGCGACTGGGTGAAACGCGAGTTCGAAGCCGAGCACGACGCGAAACTGGAGTGGGTCGTCCGCGAGAACGAGATAAACGACTTCATCCAGCGCAGACAGCGGGGCGTCGACCTCGGCGCCGACATGTACGTCGGCGTCACCCCCACGGACCTCGTGCGCGCCGACGAGACGCTGGACGCCTCGCTGTTCGAATCCTTCGACACCGACCGCGTCCCGAACGCCGGCGACATCGAGGACGCCTACCGCTTCGACCCCGAACAGCGCATCCTCCCCACCGGGTCGTCGTACGTCTGCATCGTCTACGACGAGGGCGAAGTCGAGGAGCCGACGACGCTCGACGACCTCACGAAGGACGCGTGGTCGAACGGCCTCCTCCTCCCGAACCCCCAGAACACGGTGACGGGACTCAGTTTCTTGCTGTGGACCGTCGAGGCGTTCGGCGAGGACGGCTACCTCGACTACTGGGACCGCCTCGTCGACAACGGCCTCCGCACCACCGGGTCGTGGAACGCCGCCTACAGCGCGTACTCCAGTCAGGAAGCGCCGATGGTCATGTCCTACAGCACCGACCAAGTGTACGCCGCCCAGAGCGACGCCGACATGAGCCGCCACCAGATCGCGTTCCCCAACGACCAGGGCTACGCGTACGTCTCCGGCGTCGCGCGCTTCGCCGGCAGCGACAACCCCGACCTCGCGCACACCTTCGCGGACTTCCTCCTCGACGCCGAAACCCAGCAGACCACCGCCGTCAAGAACGTCGGCATCCCCGTCGTCTCCGACGCCAGCCTCCCCGAGGACATGCAGCAGTACGCCCACGTCCCCGAGGAGAAACTCCAGTTCGGCTACGAGACGCTCAAGAACAACGCCGGCGACTGGCGCGAGACGGTCGCCCGGAAAATCGCTAGTCAGTAG
- a CDS encoding thiamine-binding protein — protein sequence MTVTAMLSVSPVDSPEVEFDAEIAKAVDALDDFDVRYQTHPMETTIEADSIDELFAAAKAAHEAVDASRVGTTLKIDDFRDDDLAVEEKVDRVEAHLGRDAVSDE from the coding sequence ATGACCGTCACTGCGATGCTGTCCGTCTCACCGGTGGACAGCCCGGAGGTCGAGTTCGACGCAGAGATAGCGAAGGCCGTCGACGCGCTCGACGACTTCGACGTGCGCTACCAGACCCACCCGATGGAGACCACCATCGAAGCCGACTCCATCGACGAACTGTTCGCCGCCGCAAAAGCCGCCCACGAGGCCGTCGACGCCTCCCGCGTCGGCACCACGCTCAAAATCGACGACTTCCGCGACGACGACCTCGCCGTCGAGGAGAAGGTCGACCGCGTCGAAGCACATCTCGGCCGCGACGCGGTGAGCGACGAATGA